Proteins encoded in a region of the Pseudochaenichthys georgianus chromosome 20, fPseGeo1.2, whole genome shotgun sequence genome:
- the smpx gene encoding small muscular protein: MSKPSSNVKALQANLNIPMGALRPGAGHPVKRREETVDTEEAPLPEQPSAAPPTPEEKKAMLGAVKLPGPAVNLSELQNVKSELRWVTKE, translated from the exons ATGTCCAAACCTTCGTCCAACGTTAAGGCCCTTCAG GCTAATTTGAACATCCCGATGGGAGCTCTGCGTCCAGGGGCGGGACATCCTGtcaagaggagagaggagacagtAGATACAGAAGAG GCTCCTTTACCAGAGCAGCCCAGCGCTGCACCCCCCACACCGGAGGAGAAGAAGGCGATGCTGGGCGCCGTGAAACTGCCCGGGCCAGCTGTTAACCTATCAGAGCTGCAGAATGTCAAGAGCGAACTACGATGGGTCACCAAGGAATAA